Part of the Devosia sp. SL43 genome, AAGGCCGTCGCTGCCCAGGCCAATGGCCGGTTGGGCAAGGAGATCGTGCCGGTCAGTATTCCGCAGAAGAAGGGCGACCCCCTTAGCGTCGACAAGGACGAGCATCCGCGCGCTGGTTCCAGCATGGAAACACTGGGCAAGCTGCGGGCGCTGTTTCCCAACGGCACCGTGACTGCGGGCAATGCCTCGGGCGTCAACGACGGCGCCGCCGCGCTGATCATTGCCAGCGAAGCTGCTGCCAAGAAACATGGCCTGACCCCGATCGCCCGTATTCTTGGTGGGGCCACGGCTGGCGTTCCGCCGCGCATCATGGGCTTGGGCCCGGCGCCGGCGACGCAGAAGCTGTGTGCCCGGCTCGGCATGTCGGCCCTCGATTTCGATGTGATCGAACTCAATGAAGCCTTTGCGAGCCAGGGCATCGCCGTGTTGCGGGAACTCGGCATTGCGGAGGACGCCGAGCACGTCAATGCCAACGGCGGCGCCATTGCTCTCGGCCATCCCCTGGGCATGTCCGGCGCACGCATTACCGGGACGGCAGCGCTGCAGCTGTCGCTCACCGGCAAGAAGCGGGCACTCGCCACTATGTGCATCGGGGTGGGCCAAGGCATCGCCATCGCCCTCGAGCGGGT contains:
- the pcaF gene encoding 3-oxoadipyl-CoA thiolase; translation: MAEAFICAYLRTPIGRFGGALSSVRPDDLGAIPLRALMATNTGVDWAAVDDVIFGNANQAGEDNRNVARMSLLLAGLPVSVTGTTINRLCGSGMDAVIAAARAIKSGEAELIIAGGTESMSRAPFVLPKADSAFSRNAEIYDTTIGWRFVNPLMKAQYGVDSMPETGENVAQEFGVSREAQDAFAVRSQDKAVAAQANGRLGKEIVPVSIPQKKGDPLSVDKDEHPRAGSSMETLGKLRALFPNGTVTAGNASGVNDGAAALIIASEAAAKKHGLTPIARILGGATAGVPPRIMGLGPAPATQKLCARLGMSALDFDVIELNEAFASQGIAVLRELGIAEDAEHVNANGGAIALGHPLGMSGARITGTAALQLSLTGKKRALATMCIGVGQGIAIALERV